The following coding sequences lie in one Gadus macrocephalus chromosome 1, ASM3116895v1 genomic window:
- the LOC132459472 gene encoding transketolase-like, with protein sequence MALAKLGRYNQHVIALDGDTKNSTFAELFKNEHPDRYVECYIAEQNMVSVAVGCAARDRSVVFASTFATFFTRAYDQLRMAAISESNVNLCGSHCGVSIGEDGPSQMGLEDLAMFRAIPTATVFYPSDAVSTEKAMELAANTKGLCYIRTSRPENSVIYNSSEDFHVGQAKVVHKSNDDHVTVIGAGVTLHEAMAAAEQLKKERINVRVIDPFTIKPLDSKTIIDNAKATRGRIITVEDHYYEGGLGEAVCAAVVNETGFSVHRMAVAQVPRSGKPQELLRLFGIDRDAIAQAVRKVLSTSANNK encoded by the exons ATGGCGCTGGCCAAGCTGGGCCGCTACAACCAGCACGTCATCGCTCTGGACGGGGACACCAAGAACTCCACCTTCGCCGAGCTCTTCAAGAACGAGCACCCCGACCGCTATGTCGAGTGCTACATCGCCGAGCAGAACATG GTCAGCGTTGCCGTGGGCTGCGCCGCCCGTGACCGCAGCGTGGTGTTCGCCTCCACCTTCGCCACCTTCTTCACGCGGGCGTACGACCAGCTGCGCATGGCGGCCATCTCCGAGAGCAACGTCAACCTGTGTGGCTCGCACTGCGGCGTCTCCATCG gagagGACGGGCCCTCCCAGATGGGTCTGGAGGACCTGGCCATGTTCAGAGCCATCCCCACGGCAACGGTGTTCTACCCTAGCGACGCCGTGTCCACGGAGAAGGCCATGGAGCTCGCTGCCAACACAAAG GGCCTCTGCTACATCCGGACCAGCCGCCCCGAGAACAGCGTCATCTACAACAGCAGCGAGGACTTCCACGTCGGACAGGCCAAG GTCGTCCACAAGTCCAACGATGACCACGTGACTGTGATCGGAGCCGGAGTGACCCTTCATGAGGCAATGGCCGCCGCAGAGCAACTgaagaaag AGAGGATCAACGTCCGTGTGATCGACCCATTCACCATCAAGCCCCTGGACTCCAAGACCATCATCGACAACGCCAAGGCCACGCGAGGCCGCATCATCACCGTGGAGGACCACTACTACGAAG GGGGCCTCGGCGAGGCGGTGTGCGCGGCGGTGGTCAACGAGACGGGCTTCAGCGTGCACCGCATGGCCGTGGCCCAGGTGCCGCGCAGCGGGAAGCCCCAGGAGCTGCTGCGGCTCTTCGGCATCGACCGCGACGCCATCGCCCAGGCCGTCCGGAAGGTTCTCAGCACCTCCGCCAACAAcaagtag
- the LOC132459494 gene encoding PRELI domain containing protein 3B-like: MKLWASEHIFNHPWETVTKAAMQKYPNPMNPNVFGVDVLARGVDPAGRLHSSRLLTADWGMPSMAMSMIGITRSFTYAQEHSIVDPKEKTFELKSTNISFTNIISVDEKLTYKPHPDDPEKTMLTQEAQINVKAISLSSYLEGVIAKSISANANKGREAMEWVIRRLNSEIEELASTARGSMRAPMAAAASDDK, from the exons ATGAAGCTATGGGCGTCAGAACACATATTCAA CCACCCGTGGGAGACGGTGACCAAGGCGGCGATGCAGAAGTACCCCAACCCCATGAACCCCAACGTGTTCGGGGTGGACGTTCTGGCCAGAGGGGTGGACCCCGCGGGGAGGCTACACAGCAGCCGCCTTCTCACCGCCGACTGGGGCATGCCCTCCATGGCCATGTCG ATGATCGGAATAACGAGATCATTCACCTACGCCCAGGAGCACTCAATCGTTGACCCAAAGGAGAAGACCTTTGAGCTGAAGTCCACGAAC ATCTCCTTCACTAACATAATATCGGTGGACGAGAAGTTGACCTACAAGCCACATCCTGATGACCCTGAGAA GACCATGTTGACCCAGGAGGCTCAGATCAACGTTAAAGCCATCAGTCTCAGCAGCTACCTGGAAGGCGTCATCGCCAAGAGCATCTCTGCCAACGCCAACAAG GGCCGGGAGGCGATGGAGTGGGTCATCCGGAGGCTGAACTCTGAGATCGAGGAGCTGGCGTCGACCGCTCGGGGCAGCATGCGGGCCCCCATGGCGGCAGCGGCCTCGGACGACAAgtga
- the atp5f1e gene encoding ATP synthase subunit epsilon, mitochondrial: MVAYWRQAGINYIRFSAICASAVRAALKPTLREAALKAAESTVKVVKPKVAV; the protein is encoded by the exons ATGGTTGCATACTGGAGACAAGCCGGCATTAA CTACATTCGCTTCTCAGCGATCTGCGCAAGCGCAGTCCGCGCTGCGCTGAAGCCCACGCTAAGGGAGGCAGCGCTGAAGGCCGCCGAGTCGACTGTCAAAGTCGTCAAACCCAAAGTCGCTGTATAA
- the bpifcl gene encoding bactericidal permeability-increasing protein codes for MRPRRLGNCQSRKFPRPATHEIMTGRMLLYLTAGCLLTCLAHGTQPAIKVILSEKGLQYVKEMGAEWLLQNLESASPPDVHGKLSLSLGTVYYSIMGMAVTYCEFAEPSVEFYEDVTGFKAVISGLYIQVKGAWSASYGIFEDGGAFELVIRDLEVDLLLGLGMDADGQPSFRCAACGASVGSAGLNLIDASWIIEQFIDEELIRSTIEEQICPMLTERLDELEYRLAALGATFQVNRLLAVDLPLTSYPVVNSSCLSLSLKGMFHRPDSPVDPPFEPQPFSLDGQPGYMLSLGLSEYTTNSASHAYFVSGSLQLLITDSMIPPSSPLHLNTNSFGPFVPKLPKMFPDMEMQLQVFALEAPEFIFRSGVVRMDVHGAIKAFVVRPDGTFIFLFRLNLESTFSGKFRMANEKLTGAIALENLYLTLDSSEVGEVQTDALKIAIKFGIKLSGLPRLNAKLAKGIDLPTMQHAHLTNLVLEVEEGFISVLSDAEIQLREAKVGTPWMV; via the exons ATGCGACCCAGACGCCTCGGCAACTGTCAATCAAGAAAGTTTCCCCGACCTGCCACTCATGAGAT CATGACTGGAAGAATGCTGCTTTACCTCACCGCGGGGTGCCTTCTCACCTGCCTTGCGCACGGTACACAGCCCGCCATAAAGGTCATCCTGAGCGAGAAAGGGCTTCAGTACG TGAAGGAGATGGGCGCCGAGTGGCTACTGCAGAACCTGGAGAGCGCGTCGCCTCCGGACGTCCACGGGAAGCTCAGCCTGAGCCTGGGGACGGTTTATTACTCCATCATGGG CATGGCCGTGACGTACTGCGAGTTCGCGGAGCCGTCGGTCGAGTTCTATGAAGACGTGACCGGATTCAAAGCAGTGATCTCAGGCCTCTACATACAAGTGAAAGGCGCCTGGTCAGCCTCATACGGCATTTT CGAGGACGGCGGGGCCTTCGAGCTGGTGATCCGGGACCTGGAGGTGGAcctgctcctcggtctggggaTGGACGCAGACGGTCAGCCGTCCTTCCGGTGCGCCGCCTGCGGGGCCTCGGTTGGGTCGGCCGGCCTGAACCTGATAGATGCCAG CTGGATCATTGAACAATTTATTGATGAAGAGCTTATCAGAAGTACAATCGAGGAACAG aTCTGTCCGATGCTAACAGAACGCTTGGATGAGCTTGAGTACCGCCTAGCGGCCCTTGGTg CCACCTTCCAGGTGAATCGCCTTCTGGCCGTGGATCTTCCCCTCACCAGCTACCCGGTGGTCAACTCTTCCTGCCTCAGCCTGTCCCTGAAG GGAATGTTCCACCGTCCTGACAGCCCGGTGGACCCCCCGTTCGAGCCCCAGCCCTTCTCCCTGGACGGGCAGCCGGGCTACATGCTGTCCCTGGGTCTCTCCGAGTACACCACCAACTCAGCCTCCCACGCCTACTTCGTATCGGGGTCGCTGCAGCTCCTCATCACAGACAGcatg ATTCCTCCCAGCTCTCCGTTGCATCTGAACACCAACTCATTTGGACCCTTCGTCCCAAAG CTTCCCAAAATGTTCCCTGACATGGAGATGCAGCTGCAGGTCTTCGCCCTGGAGGCTCCTGAGTTCATTTTCAGGTCCGGGGTCGTTCGAATGGACGTACACGGGGCCATCAAGGCCTTCGTCGTCCGCCCAGATGGcaccttcatcttcctcttcaggctcaacctg GAATCCACCTTCAGTGGAAAATTCCGTATGGCCAACGAAAAATTAACGGGTGCCATCGCACTGGAAAA TCTCTACCTAACCCTGGACTCGAGTGAAGTTGGAGAAGTTCAG ACTGACGCTTTGAAAATCGCCATTAAGTTCGGAATAAAGCTCTCAGGATTGCCAAGGTTGAACG CAAAGCTTGCCAAGGGCATTGatttacccacaatgcaacacgCCCATTTGACTAACCTTGTcctggaggtagaggag GGATTCATCTCAGTCTTATCAGATGCAGAGATACAGCTGAGGGAGGCCAAAGTTGGAACACCTTGGATGGTCTAA